Proteins from one Anopheles nili chromosome 2, idAnoNiliSN_F5_01, whole genome shotgun sequence genomic window:
- the LOC128722233 gene encoding phenoloxidase-activating factor 2-like, whose protein sequence is MSGCIRISLVLLVGVARFVLAVSTVERNQGFNFPQDGANPTNDLTRQATNVSSGITSGVLTGVVPLQTGVLPNIVNPGITGQTCICVPTGRCNATSTGGTTDGAGQLDVRIVSNPSANTGVTLGSTATTTTSGAPASIIAVNIVSPATCVAGLERCCMAGSYQCGLQYPPVANAPVVTANQASYGKYPWQAVLLGPGDVYVGSGVLIDSINVLTAAHKISEYTTGSRTLKVRLGEWDAASTSEPLPVQEYTVTRYYVHPSFNSANLRNDIAILRLSGTVNLGTTPTIATACLPVTSFTGSRCWVSGWGKNDFVSGAFQSIPKEVDVPVVSSDSCQSALRTTRLGGSFVLDTTSFMCAGGELGKDACTGDGGSPLVCALGGRWYVAGLVAWGIGCGANGIPGVYVNVASYITWITSTIATA, encoded by the exons ATGTCCGGATGTATCAGAATCAGTTTGGTCCTGCTGGTTGGAGTCGCTCGTTTCGTCCTGGCGGTGTCCACGGTGGAGCGCAATCAGGGATTCAATTTTCCCCAGGACGGAGCCAACCCAACCAATG aCCTCACGCGACAAGCCACAAACGTGAGCAGTGGTATCACGAGCGGAGTTCTCACGGGAGTCGTACCATTGCAAACAG GCGTTCTACCAAATATTGTTAACCCAGGCATAACTGGCCAGACGTGCATTTGCGTGCCTACGGGACGCTGTAATGCAACGAGCACGGGTGGAACTACGGACGGTGCCGGCCAGCTGGACGTGAGAATCGTATCGAAC CCAAGTGCTAATACTGGCGTCACGCTTGGTAGcacggcaacgacgacgacttcCGGTGCACCCGCGTCGATCATTGCGGTCAACATCGTGTCCCCTGCGACCTGTGTGGCCGGGCTGGAGCGCTGCTGCATGGCCGGAAGCTATCAGTGCGGTCTACAGTACCCTCCGGTGGCAAACGCTCCCGTGGTCACAGCCAACCAAGCCAGCTACGGAAAGTACCCGTGGCAAGCGGTGCTACTAGGACCTGGTGACGTATACGTCGGATCGGGAGTACTGATCGATAGCATAAACGTCCTTACAGCGGCACACAAGATCTCCGAGTACAC TACGGGCAGCCGGACGCTGAAGGTGCGCCTTGGTGAATGGGACGCAGCGTCAACGTCCGAACCGTTACCCGTCCAGGAGTACACGGTGACACGGTACTACGTTCATCCGAGCTTCAATTCGGCCAACCTGCGCAACGACATCGCCATTCTGCGGCTGTCCGGAACGGTCAATCTCGGTACGACTCCGACGATCGCAACCGCCTGTCTGCCTGTGACCTCCTTCACCGGCAGCCGCTGCTGGGTGTCTGGTTGGGGAAAGAACGACTTCGTCAGTGGTGCCTTCCAGTCGATCCCGAAGGAGGTGGATGTACCGGTGGTGTCCTCGGACAGTTGCCAATCCGCACTGCGAACTACGCGCCTTGGCGGGAGCTTTGTGCTCGACACCACGAGCTTTATGTGCGCCGGAGGAGAGCTGGGCAAGGACGCTTGcaccggtgatggtggttcaCCGCTCGTATGTGCCCTCGGTGGACGGTGGTATGTGGCCGGTTTGGTCGCATGGGGTATCGGTTGCGGTGCCAATGGCATTCCAGGTGTTTACGTTAACGTTGCATCGTACATCACGTGGATCACGAGCACAATTGCTACCGCTTag
- the LOC128723775 gene encoding uncharacterized protein LOC128723775: MSRALLVVPQRLISIVRCNQAFSLITRHSSKMSEQQERDIVKGADSWFNKYTAVESSPEGTFKGVRDRFNGITVDSNMETCSPDKFPSILKRSLEHWIDSKNRGIWFKVHLSAASWIPELVNNGFQFHHAKNTFVMLYRWLPKEESVNIPPYSHTMVGVGALVMNDRNQVLVVSENYALIAGSWKLPGGYVDPNENFIDAAIREVAEETNIRTAFESVVSIRHAHGAGFGCSDLYIVMALTPLSEEITKCNREIAKCEWMDVSEYLNHPKVHETNRNFVRTYLEYKKLGVRIDCTEEMHQVLKKRYNIYSVAKVTDGETVETSSSTSSTGTFKL, from the exons ATGAGTAGAGCGCTTTTGGTGGTTCCGCAACGCTTGATATCAATTGTCAGATGTAACCAGGCTTTCTCATTGATAACGCGCCATTCGAGCAAAATGAGCGAGCAACAGGAGCGTGACATTGTGAAAGGTGCTGATAGTTGGTTCAACAA ATACACGGCCGTAGAAAGTTCTCCCGAGGGCACGTTCAAAGGGGTGCGAGATCGCTTCAATGGCATCACGGTTGATTCAAACATGGAAACCTGCAGTCCGGACAAATTTCCGTCCATTCTGAAGA ggTCACTCGAGCACTGGATTGACAGTAAAAACCGGGGCATCTGGTTCAAAGTCCATCTGAGTGCGGCAAGTTGGATACCGGAACTAGTCAAT AAtggatttcaatttcatcatgCCAAAAATACATTCGTGATGCTGTACCGTTGGCTTCCGAAGGAGGAATCGGTTAACATTCCGCCCTACTCGCACACGATGGTCGGCGTCGGTGCGCTTGTGATGAACGACCGCAATCAGGTGCTGGTCGTTAGCGAGAACTATGCGCTTATCGCCGGCTCCTGGAAGCTGCCGGGAGGCTATGTGGATCCAA ATGAAAACTTCATTGACGCGGCCATACGGGAAGTAGCCGAGGAAACGAACATTCGGACGGCGTTCGAATCGGTTGTCTCGATACGGCACGCTCATGGTGCCGGGTTTGGCTGTTCCGACCTGTACATAGTGATGGCCTTAACGCCTCTGTCGGAAGAGATCACGAAATGCAACCGGGAGATCGCCAAATGTGAGTGGATGGACGTAAGCGAGTATCTGAACCATCCGAAGGTGCACGAAACAAACCGTAACTTTGTGCGAACGTACCTGGAGTATAAGAAGCTCGGTGTGCGCATCGACTGCACGGAAGAGATGCATCAGGTGTTGAAGAAGCGGTATAACATCTACTCCGTGGCTAAGGTGACGGATGGTGAAACCGTCgaaaccagcagcagtacaagCAGTACCGGCACGTTCAAATTATAG